In Horticoccus luteus, the following proteins share a genomic window:
- a CDS encoding ABC transporter permease produces MLADFRAAVRQLAKCPGFTAVAVLTLALCIGANSAIFSVLNAILLKPYPWPESEQLVYANNTYPLMGLPDAGVSIPDYLDRRTAKSFVDGAIYSGTSVNLAAEGTAPERINALSASPSLFPLLRVPPLLGRTFTENETDPGAPRSAVLSYDLWQNRFGGDRAIIGRDIRLNGEPVTVVGVMPPGFYFPSPRTQLWIPFRITPAQRTDDERGTEFSNFIGRLKPGVSLAQAQAELDALQSALAARLPALAPFWKSSGFAPHVIGFLDFNVSGVRAMLWFVQAGVVAALLIGCANVASLLLARAMSRERELAIRAALGASRRRLVQLLLTESVVLFLAGGALGLVVALWGISALNHLGLDAMPRGYNVALDARVFVFTLVCALASGLAFGAFPAWQAASGRAVDALKEAGTRATASRRHLWLRSGLVVAEIALSLMLVATAALLVRSFARLQNVNPGFNPAHVLTAQLALPATKYPTPEKQAAFADAVLAQIRALPGVTAAGLTTTLPFSNTNSQSSYNIVGYTPPAGQPQPHGQVRQVTPGYFASLGIPLLRGRLIDERDTAARANVVVIDHFLADRYFAHRDPVGAHLKDDDGTKDWEIVGVVGTIKNANLDQPTAKETLYYSFAQSPARNVALTVKTARDPATLIAPLRQTVLALDPEQPLFDVKLMTERIDEALVRRRAPMLLIGIFATVALLLAALGVYGVLAFAVGQRTPEIGVRMALGAQRGDILRLILRQGTTLIAVGLALGLAGYLAVSRLLGQLLYDVAPTDPLTLLLAPALLAAVALLASFLPARRATKVDPLIALRSE; encoded by the coding sequence ATGCTCGCTGATTTCCGCGCCGCCGTCCGCCAGCTCGCCAAGTGCCCCGGCTTCACCGCCGTCGCCGTCCTCACCCTCGCGCTCTGCATCGGAGCCAACAGCGCCATTTTCTCGGTTCTCAACGCGATCCTCCTCAAGCCCTACCCGTGGCCCGAATCCGAGCAGCTCGTTTACGCCAACAACACCTACCCGCTCATGGGTCTGCCCGACGCCGGCGTGTCGATTCCCGACTACCTCGACCGCCGCACCGCGAAATCCTTCGTCGACGGCGCGATCTATTCCGGCACCTCCGTCAATCTCGCCGCCGAAGGCACCGCCCCCGAACGCATCAACGCCCTTTCCGCTTCGCCTTCCCTCTTTCCGCTCCTTCGCGTTCCCCCGCTCCTCGGGCGCACGTTCACGGAAAACGAAACCGATCCCGGCGCGCCCCGCTCCGCCGTGCTCAGCTACGATCTCTGGCAAAACCGCTTCGGCGGTGACCGCGCCATCATCGGCCGCGACATCCGGCTCAACGGCGAACCCGTCACCGTCGTCGGCGTGATGCCGCCCGGCTTCTATTTTCCCAGCCCGCGCACGCAGCTCTGGATTCCCTTTCGCATTACGCCCGCGCAGCGCACCGACGACGAGCGCGGCACCGAATTTTCCAACTTCATCGGCCGCCTCAAGCCCGGCGTCTCCCTCGCGCAAGCCCAGGCCGAACTCGACGCCCTGCAATCCGCGCTCGCCGCGCGCCTCCCCGCCCTCGCGCCGTTTTGGAAGTCGTCCGGCTTCGCGCCCCACGTCATCGGCTTTCTCGATTTCAACGTCTCCGGCGTGCGCGCCATGCTCTGGTTCGTGCAGGCCGGCGTCGTCGCCGCGCTGCTCATCGGCTGCGCGAATGTCGCCAGCCTCCTCCTCGCTCGCGCCATGAGCCGCGAACGCGAACTCGCCATCCGCGCCGCCCTCGGCGCCTCCCGCCGCCGCCTCGTGCAATTGCTCCTCACCGAGAGCGTTGTCCTCTTCCTCGCCGGCGGCGCGCTCGGCCTCGTCGTCGCGTTGTGGGGCATCAGCGCCCTCAACCACCTCGGCCTCGATGCCATGCCCCGCGGTTACAACGTCGCGCTCGATGCCCGGGTGTTTGTCTTCACCCTCGTCTGCGCGCTCGCCAGCGGCCTCGCCTTCGGCGCCTTCCCCGCGTGGCAGGCCGCCAGCGGTCGCGCCGTCGATGCGCTCAAGGAAGCCGGCACCCGCGCCACCGCCAGCCGCCGCCACCTCTGGCTGCGCAGCGGCCTCGTCGTCGCGGAGATCGCGCTCTCCCTCATGCTCGTGGCCACCGCCGCGCTCCTCGTGCGCAGCTTCGCGCGCCTTCAGAACGTCAACCCCGGCTTCAACCCCGCCCACGTCCTCACCGCCCAACTCGCGTTGCCCGCCACGAAATACCCTACGCCTGAAAAACAGGCCGCCTTCGCCGACGCCGTGCTCGCCCAAATCCGCGCCCTTCCCGGCGTCACCGCGGCCGGCCTCACCACCACGTTGCCTTTCTCCAACACCAACAGCCAGAGCTCCTACAACATCGTCGGCTACACGCCTCCCGCCGGCCAGCCGCAGCCGCACGGCCAGGTGCGGCAGGTCACGCCCGGGTATTTTGCCAGCCTCGGCATCCCCCTGCTGCGCGGCCGCCTCATCGATGAACGCGATACCGCGGCCCGCGCCAACGTCGTCGTCATCGACCACTTCCTTGCCGACCGCTACTTCGCCCATCGCGATCCCGTCGGCGCCCATCTCAAAGATGACGATGGCACCAAGGACTGGGAGATCGTCGGAGTCGTCGGCACCATCAAAAATGCCAACCTCGACCAGCCCACCGCCAAGGAAACGCTCTATTATTCCTTCGCCCAATCTCCCGCGCGCAACGTCGCCCTCACCGTCAAAACCGCGCGCGACCCCGCGACGCTTATCGCGCCGCTGCGCCAGACCGTGCTCGCGCTCGACCCCGAGCAACCGCTGTTCGACGTGAAACTCATGACCGAGCGGATCGACGAAGCGCTGGTGCGCCGCCGCGCCCCCATGCTCCTCATCGGCATCTTCGCCACCGTCGCGCTCCTCCTCGCCGCGCTCGGGGTCTACGGCGTGCTCGCGTTTGCCGTCGGCCAGCGCACCCCCGAGATCGGCGTCCGCATGGCGCTCGGCGCCCAGCGCGGCGACATTCTCCGCCTGATCCTGCGCCAAGGCACGACGCTCATCGCCGTCGGCCTCGCGCTCGGCCTCGCCGGCTATCTGGCCGTGAGCCGCCTGCTCGGCCAGCTCCTCTACGACGTCGCGCCGACGGATCCCTTGACCCTTCTCCTCGCCCCCGCGCTCCTCGCCGCCGTCGCCCTGCTCGCCAGTTTTCTCCCCGCCCGGCGCGCGACCAAAGTCGATCCGTTGATCGCGCTCCGCTCCGAGTAG